The Setaria viridis chromosome 9, Setaria_viridis_v4.0, whole genome shotgun sequence sequence TGCGCAGCTGCCCATCATTGTCTGCGAGACAGAGACACGTACAATGAGCAGAGTTTCGACCATTTTATTTATCTTCATTCAGGAACAACTTTGGAGGGGAGTAAAGTAAAAACTCGAATGTACCAAATCTGCCTCTCTTCTCTGTTGCTTTTTGTCACAtctaaaagggaaaaaagaacatCGCATACCTTTGCCTGTTGcttcatttccttttgtttccccCTTTTGAGGGCATAAAATGCTCTGCGTTGTATATTCTTCTAAAATATTCAGTTCATAAAACGCACTGCAAATATCTTAAAAATCTCAGCAAAAAGGCTCTTGCTGTTGTCAAAGGGAATATCTCTGCACAAAGCTCTGACAAGTACTGCGGCTGAGCACTTGGCCGCTGCTGCCGTTCAAATCCCTCAGGAATACATTGCATCTCACTTGAGGTACGGCGAGGAGCATTTGCCGACGGTGACGACGCCTTAGGAAACAAAGCAGATGCGAGTTCCTGATGCCAACTTGGACGCCGGAAAATCGCAGCAGCGGCTACGTGTGAGTGTCACCCTCTCGTTTCAGTTTCAACGATCTCTGAAGATGTCCACGTTTCAGAGGAACCCCGGAATCAAAAGCGGTGACGGATCCGCTGCCGGGGAGGTGTTTGTTCCGGAATCCACAGTGTGTTGCAAGCTTGCAGCGACTTTATTTTGGGGGGTTCACCGTTCACGCGTGCCGCTCGTTGTTTTGCTTTTGCAGTTCAGACGTTTTGTCTCTGCACATCCATGCGTACAGTGAGGACTCTAGCATTCCTGTTCCACGCAAAGATCAAGAAAGGAAAAGCGAGGATATATCTGGAGAAGGGAGGAGCTGTGATCAGAGTCCAGTGTGCAAGCTGCAACACTGGACGGCACAGAGTTGCAGGAGATCGCCGTGGAAAAAAAGGAATTGTGCAGGTCTTGGGCAGCAATTTGGCGTTCAGTTTCAGCACCGGGAAGGGATCGGAAGAAAAAGTCTGCGCGGCGTGCAAACTATATTTCGGGTTCCAGAAGATTCAGTTCGGTTGAGAGATAAGACCCCCACATAAAACAAAGCAGCAACTGATGGTCTCGTCGCTGAAGACGTCACGGCTTGGCTTGGGTAGATCTCACTGAAGAAAGCTAAACATTCTTAAATGAACAGGGAGTGTTTGATACACCTCctgtttaatactaattaggagtattaaacatagacgaTTTACAaatccattgcacagatggagtttaattcgcgagacgaatctattaagcctaattagtctatgatttggcaatgtgctgctacagtaaacatgtgctaattatggattaattaggctcaatagattcatctcgtgaattagtatagggattCTGTAATTAGTTATatgattagctcatgtttagttctcctaattagcctccgaacatttaatgtgacactcctaaagtttagcacctcgtatccaaacacccctaagtctAGTGCCTAGAGCACTACGAGCCTGCCTTCTTTTGGTGTTGCGCCGTGACAGGGACATCTGAACAAGCAAGAAGGGCAGCAATCCATGGCCCTGGTCCTTTATGCAGGCAGACGACAGGACTAGCAAAATCTATCCTTCCTGAAGCTCTGCATGTCTTGGCCACCAGAAGTGCAGAGTAGGGCAGCCTGGCAGTTCTTTCGGTGGCACGTTCAGCTCTGCCGGCGAGTGCTGTATCAATCTCTTCTGCACGTCGGGTCTGCACTAGCTGAGTGGGAGGACTTTAACGAATGGCCATGCGTGCCTGGGACACATGAACTGAAATGTGTCTCTGCTTGTTGGTCTTGTCCACACAGTTCTTGGGCTAGTGGAGTGCTCGTGTTCGTTCCTAGTGGAATAACCTGAACAAAGATAACGACGAGGAAAGGAAGGGGGCGGCAGCAGACCTGGAGACAGGCCAAGCCCGAGGTTGGGCTGCATCTTCCTTTGCTGGGCCGATTTCCTTCTTCTATGGGCTTTTGATCTTAGGCCCAGGGCTGAGTCCACCACGGATGAAGTGAAGAGTTAGATAACAAGCGCTGTGGCATACATGCAGGCATCGGTACCAAGATGATACTGCACAGTACATTGAACTGAAGAACTTTGGCACCTAAGATAGCTTTCAGATACATCTACTAAACAAGTGCAAGAGTGAAAAACAATGACAGAGGAAACACAAAACTTGGATGGCAAAAAAACACAAAACTCAAGAGTGTAATCATGCTAACATATACAGAACAGGGAGTGACCCCAGCACATGAAGAATAAACAAACGCACAGAACCTGAACAACGATGACCACCACAAGTTcacaacaccaccacaaacCAGTACTAGCAGACACAACTGTAGATACACGCACAAGCTAGCAGCAGTAACAAGTGCAGACACGGCAGTAACAATGCATATAGGTACAAACTTTAGGCAGTAGGAATGTATAGCGAGCGCCTCGATTGGCATAGCATAGGAGACGAAACTCAAGCCCCTCTGTGGATCAATTCACCGAACGACGTCCGGTCATCAGacgtgctcctcctcgccgtcctgctcctcctcgtcgtatTCCTCCTCGGCGGTGGCGTCCTGGTACTGCTGGTACTCGGCGACGAGGTCGTTCATGTTGCTCTCGGCCTCGGTGAACTCCATCTCGTCCATGCCCTCGCTGGTGTACCAGTGCAGGAAGGCCTTGCGCCGGAACATGGCCGTGAACTGCTCGCTCACGCGCCGGAACATCTCCtggatggaggtggagttgccCACGAAGGTGGACGCCATGGACAGGCCCACGGGCGGGATGTCGCACACGCTCGACTTGACGTTGTTCGGGATCCACTCCACGAAGTAGGACGAGTTCTTGTTCTGCACGTTGATCATCTGCTCGTCCACCTCCTTGGTGCTCATCTTGCCACGGAACATGGCCGACGCCGTCAGGTAACGCCCGTGCCGCGGGTCCGCCGCGCACATCATGTTCTTGGCGTCCCACATCTGCTGGGTCAGCTCCGGCACCGTCAGCGCACGGTACTGCTGCGACCCGCGCGACGTCAAGGGGGCGAACCCCACCATGAAGAAGTGCAGCCGCGGGAACGGGATCAGGTTCACGGCGAGCTTCCGGAGGTCCGAGTTCAGCTGGCCCGGGAACCGCAGGCAGCAGGTCACGCCACTCATCGTCGCCGAGATCAGGTGGTTCAGGTCACCGACTGCATATTCATTTGGATTATTCATCCGTTAGCAATTGTTCCTGCATTGGCATTCTGCAGCAACGTGCATGAAAACTAACGAGATAATGCTTACACGAAGGGTTGGTGAGCTTGAGGGTGCGGAAGCAGATGTCGTAAAGCGCTTCGTTGTCAAGGACCATGCACTCGTCGGCGTTCTCCACGAGCTGGTGCACAGACAGCGTCGCGTTGTAGGGCTCCACCACGGTGTCAGACACCTTGGGCGACGGGAACACGGAGAAGGTGAGCATCATGCGGTCCGGGTACTCCTCACGGATCTTGGAGATGAGTAGCGTGCCCATGCCAGAACCCGTGCCGCCACCCAGGGAGTGGCATACTTGGAACCCTGTCAGCAACGCGGGTAATGTCAGTGGCAGTCAGTTTCAGTTTGACAGATGCAGTGATCAAACATAACTGTTCCCCTTGCCGTCACTAATATCAAGTGAAATGTGATCAGAAATTCAGAGTTTGCTATATAGTTCAGACTCAGATATCAAATTAGTTCAGTCCTGTAAAAAGCCCAGGCTATCAAAAATGAAAGCATGAGTAACAGGAAATTTTGCCTTGATCTTCACACATACAACTTCAAGTTATgcattgcaagttgcaaccaaCTTATTAGTTTTTTATGCTGCTTTTATTAGGTGTACTAAAATCCATTTCACCTCATGTAAGtccaaatggaatcatgcaAGTATATACACTAAGCAAGTAAGCAACACATGAGTAATCCACCCAACCACCATCCACTGGGTACAGCCTGTCTCAGTGTCTCATTCGTCGCAACCACCACCGACAATATTACAGTAGCAGCAGATCTAGatactttctttttttattctggTAGGTCGTACAACATTGTCATTAATCAGAGCATGATAATAATGTCATAAGTAGTGCATTATTGAGATAATCTCATAAACTTTCACCATCCCAACAAGATGTTGACAGGTGATGTAACGTTTCTTCAGTACTGGAAACTGGTATCCGACCGACAAAAGCAAGTATTAGGCACCTCAAGGGACTGAAAATCTTCTCTAAACAACAAAAAATGTGATTTTACAAGTAGCAATAatcttttttcagaaaaattaaaattcacaTATGTCG is a genomic window containing:
- the LOC117838531 gene encoding tubulin beta-3 chain — its product is MREILHIQGGQCGNQIGAKFWEVICGEHGVDATGRYSGASAQQLERINVYYNEAGGGRYVPRAVLMDLEPGTMESIRAGPFGSIFRPDNFVYGQSGAGNNWAKGHYTEGAELIDSVLDVVRKEAENCDCLQGFQVCHSLGGGTGSGMGTLLISKIREEYPDRMMLTFSVFPSPKVSDTVVEPYNATLSVHQLVENADECMVLDNEALYDICFRTLKLTNPSFGDLNHLISATMSGVTCCLRFPGQLNSDLRKLAVNLIPFPRLHFFMVGFAPLTSRGSQQYRALTVPELTQQMWDAKNMMCAADPRHGRYLTASAMFRGKMSTKEVDEQMINVQNKNSSYFVEWIPNNVKSSVCDIPPVGLSMASTFVGNSTSIQEMFRRVSEQFTAMFRRKAFLHWYTSEGMDEMEFTEAESNMNDLVAEYQQYQDATAEEEYDEEEQDGEEEHV